Within Sphingobium sp. SCG-1, the genomic segment GCGCCAAACTCGTCACGGCTTCTGCGAGCCTTGACCTGAGCGGCAAGTCCATCAGCGGCGCGCTGGTCGAGAGCAGCAACACCACCGGCACGACCTTCACGGTCAACAGCGCCTCCACTGCGCTTCAGGTGCAGGGCGGCACTGGCCAGGACAGCATCGTGGTCAGTGGCCTGACCCTCACCAGCGCCCAGCGCGACCAGATCTTCACAGGATCGGTCGAGCGCATCACCGACGCCTCGGGCACCTACACCAAAGCTGCCGTGCCTGCAGGAACGACCGTTCTGACGACAGGCAATGACACGGTGCTTCCTCTGGGTGGCGATCAGGTCGTTGCGGCGACCTCAGCGACGCTGACGGCAATGACCATGACCTACGACGGTACGACAACACGCTACTTTGGTGACCAGCTCGATGGCGGAGCTGGTTATGATGTTCTTTCGCTTACCGGTTCGGGCAACTTCAACCTGTCCACGCTGCTCCAGTTCACCGGCTTTGAAGAGGTGCGACTGACCAACGCCACGTCCAGCGCTGCCAGCCTGACCTTGCGGGACGGGGTGGACATCACCGTCACATTGAGCGACGGCACTGCGCCTTCGACCGGCAGCTACCCTTCGACAGGCGGTATCAGCGTGGCACTCGGCACGGGCCGTGTCACGCTTCAAGGCGGTAACGAGAGCGACACTATCTCCGCTTCGGCCGCAGGCAAGCTGCGGGCAGGCAGCATCATCGATGGCGGCGTTGGCTATGACACGCTGAACCTGTCCTATGATTACAGTCAGTCAAACGGCTCGTCTCAAATCGATCCGGCGACTGGCAACATCATCTATGTGCCGCCTGTGTACCGCGACACGGTGTACGACCTGACCAGCATCAGCCTGAGCCACATGGAGGCATTGAACTTGTCGGGCAACTCGGGCGGCGGGTATGGCAACACCTCGACGGTCGCCAAGGTCGATACCGCCGCACTGGCCGGTATAACCCAGATATATGCGTTTGGCGGCGCCAAACTCGTCACGGCTTCTGCGAGCCTTGACCTGAGCGGCAAGTCCATCAGCGGCGCGCTGGTCGAGAGCAGCAACACCACCGGCACGACCTTCACGGTCAACAGCGCCTCCACTGCGCTTCAGGTGCAGGGCGGCACTGGCCAGGACAGCATCGTGGTCAGTGGCCTGACCCTCACCAGCGCCCAGCGCGACCAGATCTTCACAGGATCGGTCGAGCGCATCACCGACGCCTCGGGCACCTACACCAAAGCTGCTGCGCCTGTCGAGGGCACAAGTGGTAACGACATACTTGATGGTGGCCCAGGCGCTGACCGCTTGACGGGCCTGGGTGGCGACGACACCTATCTAGTCGATAATTTCGGCGACATAGTCATAGAGGCTGCCAACAATGGCACGGACTTGGTGCGAACCAGCCTGACCAGCTATACGCTGGGAGCCAATGTCGAAAACCTGATCTATACGGGCACGGGCGCATTCATCGGCACCGGTAACGAGCTGGCCAATACCATCACCGGCAGTTCAGGCGCAGACACACTCGATGGCAAGGGCGGGGTCGACACCCTGAGAGGCGGGGCAGGCAATGACAATTATACTGTCGACAATGCCGGCGACGTGGTCAGCGAGGAGACTACGCCTGGTTCGAAGCAAGATGCGGGCGGCATTGATTTGGTTAGCAGTTCGGTGTCCTACACACTAGGCGCTTTTGTCGAGAACCTCACTCTCACTGGATCTTCCGCGATCAGAGGAACCGGTAATGAACTCGCTAATTCCTTGACTGGCAACGCGGGTGCAAATTCGATCAGCGGCTTGGCAGGCAATGACGTTCTGCTGGGTCACGGGGGAAATGACACGCTGAACGGCGGCATCGGAGCGGACCGCCTGGAGGGTGGCTCGGGTGACGACATCTACTTCGTGGATAACGTGGGAGATGTCGTAGTAGAAGTGACAGAAACCGGAGCCGACGCTACCGGCACTGACCTTGTCAACAGTTCGGTCTCCTTCACGCTAAAGGCGTTTTTAGAAAACCTTACTCTGACAGGATCAGATGCAATCAACGGTACCGGGAACGGGCTTGCGAATAAGATCATGGGAAACGCCGCCCCTAATACCCTCTACGGCCTGGCAGGCGATGACACGCTGGAGGGTGGTGCGGGCGCCGACATGCTGGCAGGCGGTGACGGTCTCGACTTTGCGTTTTATGGGGCCGCAACCCAAAGTGTCAAAGTGGACATGCTGACGCCCTCGCTTAACACCGGTGACGCCCTGGGTGACATCTTTCAGTCCATCGAAGGTTTGAGCGGTTCGGCTTATAACGACTGGCTCGCCGGTGATCACGCTTCCAATACGCTTAGCGGCGGCGCAGGCGAAGATTACCTTATCGGGCGTGGTGGTAACGATCTTATCATTGGTGGCGCAGGGAAGGACACGCTGAACGGGGGCTGGGGGAATGACACTTTCCAGTTCGGGGTAGGCGGCGGTCGTGACGTGATCGAGGACTTCGGTGTCACCGGCGGACAAAAGGATTATATCAGCCTGGATGCTGGGCTAGGTGTTTCCAGCTTCGCTGAGGTGATGGCACATGCTAAGCAAGTCGCGAACAATACCCTGATTACGTTCGACACTGGCGACTCAATTTTGCTCTACAATACGCAGATGACGAAACTCGTGGCCGACGATTTCCTGCTTTAGGCTTAGTGCCCACTTCGCTTGTCGATCGAGCCTGTTCAAAGCTCGATCTATAAGCGAAGGAAAAACCTTTACTCTTACGGACACAGGATCTGCGAGATCGGCTCATTGAAGGTCGCAAGGTCGATGGCCAGCTCGAACCGACCGAACCCCGATCGTCATAATCGCGGGGTTGCTGTCATCTACGTCGGATTCGACCGTCGACGTCGCTGCAGTCGTCAACGGAAATTTGCTGGGCAGAATTGTCCCTGGGCATCTGAAACTGATCGTGATGTTGCCTCCATCAAGGGCAGAAGCCTACCGAACTGTCGAGATACCTGCGATGCCGGTCTGATAAACGCTGGATGTCGGCTCCTGACGAGACTTTCCGTTCAACATATCATTAGCAATGGCAGCAAAGTCCCAAAGCAAGGCTTTCAGGTTCCGGCAAGTGCCGACCCTTTATGGTCGCTCAGAGCGAGATTTCGGCTCCCCAGGTGCAGACGTTCCGCTTTTCCGGCAGTTCGCGACCAGATCCGGTCGTCTTAAGATCGCTGCGGCAACGACCACTTTCGCTGAAACCGGCCATTCGCCTCACGTGGATCCGCCGGGCTGCAACGCGCCCCAACGCCGGCCGTTTGCTGGCACAGCCGTGATGTCCACAAGCCACTGGTACCGCGCGCTAGGCCACTGACGCCTCGTTTCGAAATCGACACGCCGCGGACTGCGGCGGTGTCCACCATCAAGTTTCTGGATTAGACTACTTAAGCATCCTGTCGACAGCCCGTTCACGTTCGGCGGTCGGAAAGCCGCAGGTTAAAATTGGCAACCATCCGCAGGCTGAATGGGGTGACCCTGCGCTGCATCAGGCAGGCAGACCGTCGCTCCAAATTGACGATCTGATACGCAGCGGGTGCCTGCGGGCGCCAGCCTTGCGACCGCCGCCGAAGGTGAGCACTTACAGCTGAGTTGCCTCCTCAATTCGAAGCAGCAACTTCCCTCCCGACTCACCATGTTCCAACCGCTCATGAGCAACGGCGGCATCCTCAAGCGGCAACTCCGACGCAATAATCGGGGAGACCATGCCCAGGCTCACCAGCTTGAGAGCATCTTCCAGCTGTGACCGGGAACAGCTGACGGCACTGAGCATGTCGATGCCATTAATGAATAGCTCGGCCGGATTGAAGGGTACCTTCATGCCCGAGATTGCTCCGACCAATGCCCACCGCCCCCCCTGCGCGAGCGAACGCCGGACCGAATGAAAGGTCTCGGCACCTACATTGTCGATAACGACGTCCACGCCACGCCCATCCGTCGCCTCGCGAACCTGCTTCGAGAAATCTTCGCCATGCTTCACGACGATCACGCCACTCGCGCCGATAGCCAGGATTGCGTCTGCTTTCGCCTGAGACGAGGCCAACGCCAGAACATGTGCGCCGCACGCGCGCGCGACCTGAACGCCATGCCCACCCTGGGTACCGCCAGCACCAGTGATCAGCACTGTCTCTCCGAGCCGTACCTTCGCCACGTCCCGAATGGCGTTGAGCTGGGTCCCGATCGCGCAAGCGACGATAGATGCCTGTTCAAGCGGGATGCCGTCCGGAACGCGAACCGTGCAATCTTCGGCGACGGCGACAAATTCGGCGTAGCCCCCGTTATGATGAGCGTCGCCCATGAACTCCTGAAATTCGCAGAGAGTCTCGCGGTTCGAGCGACAGTGGCGGCATTCGCCGCATACCGACCGGCGCTGAACCGTGCATACACGGTCGCCAACTTTAAGGTGACGGACAGCTGTCCCCGTCTCTATAATGATCCCCGAGACTTCATGGCCCGGAACGAGCGGCATATGAACGCGCTTGCGATAGACGCCCTGGCGGACGACAACGTCGTGATAGCAGACGCCGCAGGCCACCACGCGGATGAGTACGTCCCTCGGCCGAACTTCCGGCCTGTCAATCTCAGCAAGCTTCAGGACACTGCTTGCTCCGGTTTCCCTTTGAACGATCGCCTTCATCGCGTTGCTCCGTCAGTTCCCGCCCGCGAGCAGCCGGCGCGCAATCACCTGCGCCTGGATCTCGGCCGCCCCCTCGAAGATGTTGAGGATGCGCGCATCGCATAGCACCCGGCTGATCGAATATTCCTCCGCATAGCCGTTTCCGCCATGGATCTGGAGCGCATTGTCGGCGTTGGACCAGGCAACGCGTGCAGCTAACAGCTTCGCCATCCCGGCTTCCACGTCACAGCGGCGATCGCTGTCCTTCTCACGAGCCGCGAAATAGGTGAGCTGCCGGGCCATCATCGTCTCGGCAACCATCCAGCCGATCTTTGCTGAAACGCGGGGGAAGCTGATCAACGGCTCGCCGAACTGGTATCGTTCGAGCGCGTAACGCAATCCCAGCTCCATCGCATTTTGCGCGACACCGACGGCACGCGCGGCGGTCTGAACCCGGGCGGACTCGAACGTCGACATGAGTTGCTTGAACCCTTCGCCCTCGATCCCGCCAAGGAGCGCGGTCTCAGGCACGGCGAAGCCGTCGAACGACAGCTCATATTCCTTCATTCCGCGATAGCCGAGAACCTTGATCTCGCCGCCGGTCAGTCCATCGATAGGGAATGGATCTTCGTCGGTTCCCCTGGGCTTTTCAGCGAGGAACATGGACAGCGTGCGGTAACCCTGGTCCGCCGCGCCGGTGCGCGCGAGCACCATCATCAGGTCTGACCGGCTCGCATGCGTGATCCATGTTTTCGCGCCGGTGATGACGTAGCTGCCATCCGATCGCGCGGCACGCGTCGAGAGCGAACCTAGATCCGATCCGGTATTGGGCTCGGTGAAAACGGCCGTCGGCAGGATTTCCCCCCGAGCGATCAGGGGCAGATAATGCGCCTTCTGTTCGGCCGTACCGCCCAGCCGAATGAGTTCCGCGGCGATTTCCGACCGTGTGGCGAGCGAACCAACCCCGATATAGCCGCGCGAGAGCTCCTCGGACACGATGGCCATGGCGATCTTGCTCATCCCGGCTCCACCATATTCCTCGGGGATCGTGAGGCCAAAGACGCCCATTTCCGCCATCGCGTTGACGACTTCGATGGGAATCAGCCGATCCTCGAGGTGCCAGGCGTGGCAGTGAGGTTGCACTTCGTCATCGGCGAAGCGCCGAAAGGCCTCAAGGACCATGACCTGTGTCTCATCGAGACCCAACTCACCGAAATTGCCGCTATCGAAACCCTTGGCGGCCAGTTCGGCCAGGCGTACGCGCAGTGTAGGGTCCCGACCTTGCCTTACAACCTCTTCGACGTTTTCCCGGAATTCAACGATGTCCTGGCCACTGATGCCGAGGGTCGCGGGCCGCGCTATTTCACCCTGGCTCATCGGCACGCCATCGGTCAACTGGGTAAGATACTCCGCGAGCACCACCCGGAGAATGAGTTCCTCCATCTCGCCCAGATTTGCCTGCGCCGCGAGGCCTTCGGCCCAGCGCACCATCTGCCGCAACCCCTCCACATATGTGGCCATCCACGCATAACCATGCAGCGCATATTGGGATGCGTCGGGATTGCCGGCTGCGCGGTCGCGCTGAAGCTGAGCGCTCAGGTGGCTCGCGATCTTACCGAGGAAGGTGTCCGCATGCTGCAGGGCTTTGTTCGCAGCATCAAGCATCTGCGAACGTGTTGTGTCGGGTGAGATCGAGATTTGCATGAATAGATGCGCCAAAGATGTTTAAAGGCCAGAGCGCACCAAAGTAGCAGCCTCGATAAGAGCCAAGTCATGTTCGTTCGCGTTGACCGTGATAGCACCACGGCATTAAGCGCTATTTTGACTCGCCAAGGCGAGCGTCGTGCGCGCGCAGGCGCGAGACACCTCAGCGCGCGCACCTGCTTTCCTGCGGCGCTACAACCGGCGTCTGCGATGATAGGGGGCCGATATCGCCGCCATGCCGTGCCGGTATGTTCTTGCAGCGCCCATCCTCCACTAAAGTTTGCGCCCAGCATAAGTAGGGCGCTCAAAGCGGCATAATCCGCAGCTGCGTCGGTAGGGGAGGTATTCAGTGAATAAGATCAATCGGTTTCGAGGTATCTCGTCGCTTTCCGCTCTTACGATAGGGTTAAGCCTCGGTACGGGGGCCTCTGCGCAAAGCGCACCTGCCCAAGCCGGAGCGGAAGCCACAGCGCCAGTCGACGACATCATCGTGACCGCGAACAAGCGCGCTGTGGGGCAGAGCGTCCATGACACTGCGATCGCTGTGACGGCGCTCGGGGCGACGCAGCTGCGCGAGGGCAACATCCAGAGCATCTCGGATCTGACCGTTGCGATTCCGAACGTCAATCTTAACAGTCAGAACACCGGTCCGGGCGTCAACAATTTCTCCATTCGCGGCATGGGCATCTACAGCACGATCCCATCGTCGACGCCCACGGTGGGCGTCTTCATCGACGGCGTGTATGTTGGTGCGAACGCCGGCGTCGCGCTCGCCAGCACCTTCGACATCGACGGCATCGAGGTCCTGCGTGGTCCGCAAGGCCTTCTGTTCGGCCGCAACGTGACCGCCGGCGCCATTCTCGTCACGACCGGCATTCCGACTGACCGCCTTCACATCAATGCGCAAGCAGGCATCGAGTCCGGTCCTAATATGACCTTCTCCACCGTCGTGTCAGGCCCGATCACGTCGAACGGTGTGTTGAGCGGAAAGATCGCGTTGTCCTACAACGACGATAAGGGCTATTTCCATAACCTCTTCAACGGCAACAAGCACTTTGGTGCGCGGACGTCCACGATCGCTCGTGGCGCCTTGCGTCTCAAGCCCGAGAGCAACGCCTTTACAAGTACGGTCCGTTTTGAGGTCGGCAGCTCGGAGGGCGACGGTGTGGTCACCCAGAATCAGGCTGACCCCACGCTGCATGGTACCGATGTCCGCCAGAACGAAGAGGGCTTCAACGACACCAGCTACCAGAATGTCACATGGGATACCCGTATCCCGACGAGCTTCGGTAATGGCGAGATCGTGAACATCTTCGGCTGGCGCCATGTCGATGGCGACACGCTCGGTGATGCCGACTCCCGACCGGTGACCGCGGCCCACCTCGGCATCTTCATCCGACAGAAGCAATGGTCCAATGAGCTTCGCTATGCCGGTACGTTCGGTCCGGTCTCCGCAACGATCGGTGGTTTCTACTATGGCGACAAACTGAACTACGTCGAAACGCGCGATCTTGCGGCCGCCCGTCTTGAGGGCGGTGGCATACAGAAGTCTTGGACCTATGCGCTCTTCTCGAACTTCGACATCAAGCTGCCAGCGAATTTCACGCTCAATCTTGGGGCTCGCTATTCGAAGGAGCACAAAAGCGCGAGCACGCAGGCTCTCTCGGCGGCTCTTCCGCTGCGATGCAATCTGAATGATTATACCTGTCCGACATCCAATTTTTCGGACGATCACTCGTGGAATGCCTTCACGCCCAAGATTGGTCTCGAATGGAACCCGACGTCCGAAACACATTTCTATGGCTACTACACCAAGGGCTTCCGCAGCGGCGGCTATAATCTTCGCCAAGTTACGCTCACATCGCCTCCGGGACCGTATGACCAGGAAGTCGAGAACAGTTTCGAGGTCGGCTGGAAGCAGAAGATGTTCGATAACCGCCTCCGCTTCAGCGTCGCGGCATTCCAGAACAAGTATAAGAATCTCCAGCGCGATCTGGCTATCCTCGATCCCGTCCTGGGCAACATCCAGACGACCCGAAACACGGCTGACGTAACCATCCGTGGTGTCGAGTTCGAAGGAAGCTTCCAGGTCAACAGCAACCTCCAACTTGGCGGCAACTTCGGATATCTTCACAGCCGCTTCGATCTCATTCGTATCGGCTTTACGAATGGCGGCGCGGTCACTCCCTCTCAGTACGATCTGAAGCTGCCGTATCTGGCGCCTTGGTCCTACGGCGTCTGGGCTCGCTACAGCACCCAGACCGGCATCGGTCAGGCGACTGGGCGCGTGTCCTTCCAGCATATCGATGCGGCGTTCAGCAACGACATCAACGTCAACATATTGAACCCGACAAATACACTGGATGCAAACCTGAGCCTCGGAATTGCGGACACCAACCTGACAGTCGCTGTCTATGGCAAGAACCTGCTGAACAAGACCTATTTCGGCCTGAACAACCCTCTCTTCGCGCCCAATACCTTCACCCCCATTTACAAGGCGCGGGTGCTCGGAGCGGAACTGCGCTTCAACTTCTGACGTTCGGATGGGGCAGGGGAGCCCATTGGCTCGCCTGTGTCCCTCGCTCGCCAATGAGCGCCCCAACGACAAGATCTGCCGATCAGAGGGAGTTTGCGAGAGTGCCCCTTTGCAGTTGGCCCCAAGCATCTCGAGCTGTTGGCGGGCATCGACCCGCATAGGAACACATAGGATCGGCAATGAAAACAGCGACAGCGATTGTATCGGCATTGCTATTGCTGGCTTCCCAACCGGTGGAAGCCGAGCCCGTGGCTGCAGACGGATATAAAGTCTCCCTGCTGGTCCCCGGTTCCGCCTTTCATACTCTGAACGGTATCACAACCACTCCTGATGGACGCGTATTCCTTGCCAGCGTGTCGAGCGACTCGATCTTTTCCTTCGATCTCAAAAGTGGAGCCGTAAGCACTGTTGTCGGCCCTCCGCTAGGGCACTCCGACGACGTAGTGGTGGCGCGGGACGGCACGCTGTACTGGACAGCGATCGTTGATGGTATCATCCGTAAGCGTGCTCCTGACGGCACCATCAGCGATGTCGCCAAAGACATTCCCGGTGCCAACTCGCTTGCGCTCAGTCGAGATGAAACCCATCTTTACGTGGGCCAGGTGTTCCTTGGCGACGGACTCTGGGATGTTGATCTGACCGGGGGAGCCGCACCCCGCCACGTGCTGCATGATATCGGCGGACTCAACGCTTTTACGGTCGATGCCGACGGGATGATCTATGGGCCGCTCTGGGAGCGGGGAGAGGTCGTCAGGATTGATCCGCGCACCAGCCAGATGAAGACGCTGGCCAAGGGCTTGGACCGGCCGGGCTCTGTGCGCATCGATGGCAAAGGACGCCTCTTCGCCCTGGAGAACGGGACGGCCAAGGTCTGGAACATCGATCGCGGCAATGGGCGCAAGCGCATGATCGCGCAGTTGCCCTCCGCGCCCGATAACATGACCGTCGCGCCTTCGGGCCATCTGCTCGTCAGCAATATGGCCGACAATGCCGTTTGGGATGTCGATCCGGAAAGCGGTCGATCCGTCGCCCTGATCAGCGGCCAGTTGGCATTTCCGCGCGCAATTGCCGTGGTGCAGGGCGCGGATGGGCCGTTGCTCTATGTGACCGACACCTGCTCGATCCGGATCGTCGATGCACGAACCGGACGGGTCCGGGACCTGGTCCGTCGGATCGTCGCCGACCTCCGGTTGCCGTCCTCCATCAACCTTGCAGACGGTCAGGTCATCACATCGAGCGAATTGCTGGGGGCGGTTCAGATCATCGGCCAGGAGTCAGGCGCCGTCGAGAAGACCATCACGGGCTTCGACAAGCCTTCCGATGTGCTCAAACTTGCCAATGGCGACCTTCTTCTCGCCGAGCCGAGCCGCAATCGCCTAATACTCTACAAAAACGGCCAGCAGCTACCGCTCGCCGCCAAAGTCGATGCGCCTGTCAGCCTGGCGCAAGGGCGTGATGGAAGCATTCTGGTCGCCGAGGCAAAAGGGCGCATCTTGCGCATCGCACTCGATACAGGCTTGGAAACCGAGATCGCCCATGGCCTTGGCCAGTTATGCGACGTGATAGTGTCGCCCGATGGCACCATCCTCGCGCTCGATGTTGCCGATCGCCGCCTTCTGGAATTAACCCCCGATGGCAAAGCCGTGCGGACAATCGCACGAGATCTACCGGTGGGATATCTTGCGGAGCCATACCCCCGGTCGGGCGGCATCGCTGTCAGTGAGGACGGTGCCATCTTCATTGCGGCGGATGTCGAAAACGCGATCTATCGCGTCGACCGCCAGGCGGCGCCGTCGGCGCAATAGGCAATCGTTATGCGGATCATGACGGAATGGCATGAGCTCGAAGAGCGGCATCCATCCTACTCCCGCAAGTAATGGACTTAGATCCACTTACATCCCAAGGGAGAGGAAATATGCGAAAGTATTTGCTGAAATCGGTCGGTATCGATCGGACGGCCGGTCGCGGAGCTCACACCGCGCTTGCCGTAATTATGTGTTCAATCGCTGTTGTTACAGGTGCCCAAGATGCCTTCGCCCAACAGCCAGCCGAGGCACCGGCACAGCAAGCCGACGTGGACGATATTGTCGTCACCGCGCAGAAGCGCGCGGAAAACGTTCAGGATGTTCCCATCTCGATCATGGCTTTCGGCGGCGAGCAGCTCAAGCAGTCAGGCGTTAAGGAACTGTCCGACATTGCTCGCGTCGTACCTGGCCTTTCCTTCAACCGAGGCGGGCAGATCGCAAATGTGCGCCTCAACATTCGCGGCGTAGGGGCGCAGACGGGCACCTCCGTCGAGCCGTCGGTCGCCACCTTCATCGACGACGTCTATATCCCGCGCCCCGGCTCGGTCATCGGCCACTTCTTCGATGTGGGCTCCATCGAGGTGCTTCGCGGGCCGCAAGGGACGTTGTTCGGCCGTAACGCCAGCGTGGGCGCACTCAACATTCACAGCAATCAGCCGACAGACAACCTCGAAGGGGAAGTAGCGCTGCAGGGCGGCAGCTTCGACACCTACGAAGCGACCGGCGTCCTTAATGTTCCGGTAAAGGAGGGCTTCTCCCTGCGCGCGGCAGGCCTCCTTTCGACGACCGATGGCTTTGCGCGCTCCACGATCACGGGGCCATTCGGCAAGCTGCGTACCTATGCCGGTCGCCTGATGGCGAAAATCGAACCGGTCGATAATTTGACGTGGCTGCTTCGCGGGGATTACACGCGCAATACCGGCGATGGCGCAATCCCGGTGGAGGTGAAGCCCGATACCGTGACGGCCGCGGGCGCAGCGAACTTCGCACGCGTTCTGGGCGGCGTCGTGCCGGACCTCACCAATCCTTTTGACCATGTAGTCAACCAGGTCGGGGGAGGTGCGCTGACAAGTCGGCAGTATGGTTTGACGAGCGACCTGAGCTTCGACTTCGGTGACGGCTTCACCGCTCGCCTGATCAATTCCAATCGCAACTGGTGGCAGGTGCAGGACGAGAGGGATGTCGTGCTCACGCCGCGAGAGTTGGCCGGACGTCGTTCAACCTTCGATTCCAATAGCTGGACGCACGAGCTGCAACTCATCTCTCCCAAGGACAAGTTGCTCGATGGGCGACTGGACTTCGTGGCCGGCATCTACCTGCTCCATGAGGATCTGCGGCTTGATGAGACCTATGTATTCGGGGCTGACTGGTGCAGCTATGCGGTTGCCGCAGCGCGGCCGGCGCTGGTCGCCTCTTGCCGCGCCGCACCGGGCGATCCTGGAACCTATTTTGATTTCCACCAAACAACGAAGAGCATCGCCGGCTATGCACAGGCGACCCTCGCCGTCACTGATACTCTCGATCTGACGCTAGGCGGGCGTTACACGCGCGATCGCAAGACGGGAACTTTTGTGCAGCTGGTTCAGAATCCCAGCGGCGTTCTTCTTCGCGCCGCGGAGAATAGCAATCTGCGGTT encodes:
- a CDS encoding beta strand repeat-containing protein is translated as MPNVTFLTTGNDTVLPLDGDQVVAATSATLTAMTMTYDGTTTRYFGDQLDGGAGYDVLSLTGSGNFNLSTLLQFTGFEEVRLTNATSSAASLTLRDGVDITVTLSDGTAPSTGSYPSTGGISVALGTGRVTLQGGNESDTISASAAGKLRAGSIIDGGVGYDTLNLSYDYSQSNGSSQIDPATGNIIYVPPVYRDTVYDLTSISLSHMEALNLSGNSGGGYGNTSTVAKVDTAALAGITQIYAFGGAKLVTASASLDLSGKSISGALVESSNTTGTTFTVNSASTALQVQGGTGQDSIVVSGLTLTSAQRDQIFTGSVERITDASGTYTKAAVPAGTTVLTTGNDTVLPLGGDQVVAATSATLTAMTMTYDGTTTRYFGDQLDGGAGYDVLSLTGSGNFNLSTLLQFTGFEEVRLTNATSSAASLTLRDGVDITVTLSDGTAPSTGSYPSTGGISVALGTGRVTLQGGNESDTISASAAGKLRAGSIIDGGVGYDTLNLSYDYSQSNGSSQIDPATGNIIYVPPVYRDTVYDLTSISLSHMEALNLSGNSGGGYGNTSTVAKVDTAALAGITQIYAFGGAKLVTASASLDLSGKSISGALVESSNTTGTTFTVNSASTALQVQGGTGQDSIVVSGLTLTSAQRDQIFTGSVERITDASGTYTKAAAPVEGTSGNDILDGGPGADRLTGLGGDDTYLVDNFGDIVIEAANNGTDLVRTSLTSYTLGANVENLIYTGTGAFIGTGNELANTITGSSGADTLDGKGGVDTLRGGAGNDNYTVDNAGDVVSEETTPGSKQDAGGIDLVSSSVSYTLGAFVENLTLTGSSAIRGTGNELANSLTGNAGANSISGLAGNDVLLGHGGNDTLNGGIGADRLEGGSGDDIYFVDNVGDVVVEVTETGADATGTDLVNSSVSFTLKAFLENLTLTGSDAINGTGNGLANKIMGNAAPNTLYGLAGDDTLEGGAGADMLAGGDGLDFAFYGAATQSVKVDMLTPSLNTGDALGDIFQSIEGLSGSAYNDWLAGDHASNTLSGGAGEDYLIGRGGNDLIIGGAGKDTLNGGWGNDTFQFGVGGGRDVIEDFGVTGGQKDYISLDAGLGVSSFAEVMAHAKQVANNTLITFDTGDSILLYNTQMTKLVADDFLL
- a CDS encoding zinc-binding alcohol dehydrogenase family protein, coding for MKAIVQRETGASSVLKLAEIDRPEVRPRDVLIRVVACGVCYHDVVVRQGVYRKRVHMPLVPGHEVSGIIIETGTAVRHLKVGDRVCTVQRRSVCGECRHCRSNRETLCEFQEFMGDAHHNGGYAEFVAVAEDCTVRVPDGIPLEQASIVACAIGTQLNAIRDVAKVRLGETVLITGAGGTQGGHGVQVARACGAHVLALASSQAKADAILAIGASGVIVVKHGEDFSKQVREATDGRGVDVVIDNVGAETFHSVRRSLAQGGRWALVGAISGMKVPFNPAELFINGIDMLSAVSCSRSQLEDALKLVSLGMVSPIIASELPLEDAAVAHERLEHGESGGKLLLRIEEATQL
- a CDS encoding acyl-CoA dehydrogenase family protein gives rise to the protein MLDAANKALQHADTFLGKIASHLSAQLQRDRAAGNPDASQYALHGYAWMATYVEGLRQMVRWAEGLAAQANLGEMEELILRVVLAEYLTQLTDGVPMSQGEIARPATLGISGQDIVEFRENVEEVVRQGRDPTLRVRLAELAAKGFDSGNFGELGLDETQVMVLEAFRRFADDEVQPHCHAWHLEDRLIPIEVVNAMAEMGVFGLTIPEEYGGAGMSKIAMAIVSEELSRGYIGVGSLATRSEIAAELIRLGGTAEQKAHYLPLIARGEILPTAVFTEPNTGSDLGSLSTRAARSDGSYVITGAKTWITHASRSDLMMVLARTGAADQGYRTLSMFLAEKPRGTDEDPFPIDGLTGGEIKVLGYRGMKEYELSFDGFAVPETALLGGIEGEGFKQLMSTFESARVQTAARAVGVAQNAMELGLRYALERYQFGEPLISFPRVSAKIGWMVAETMMARQLTYFAAREKDSDRRCDVEAGMAKLLAARVAWSNADNALQIHGGNGYAEEYSISRVLCDARILNIFEGAAEIQAQVIARRLLAGGN
- a CDS encoding TonB-dependent receptor; translation: MNKINRFRGISSLSALTIGLSLGTGASAQSAPAQAGAEATAPVDDIIVTANKRAVGQSVHDTAIAVTALGATQLREGNIQSISDLTVAIPNVNLNSQNTGPGVNNFSIRGMGIYSTIPSSTPTVGVFIDGVYVGANAGVALASTFDIDGIEVLRGPQGLLFGRNVTAGAILVTTGIPTDRLHINAQAGIESGPNMTFSTVVSGPITSNGVLSGKIALSYNDDKGYFHNLFNGNKHFGARTSTIARGALRLKPESNAFTSTVRFEVGSSEGDGVVTQNQADPTLHGTDVRQNEEGFNDTSYQNVTWDTRIPTSFGNGEIVNIFGWRHVDGDTLGDADSRPVTAAHLGIFIRQKQWSNELRYAGTFGPVSATIGGFYYGDKLNYVETRDLAAARLEGGGIQKSWTYALFSNFDIKLPANFTLNLGARYSKEHKSASTQALSAALPLRCNLNDYTCPTSNFSDDHSWNAFTPKIGLEWNPTSETHFYGYYTKGFRSGGYNLRQVTLTSPPGPYDQEVENSFEVGWKQKMFDNRLRFSVAAFQNKYKNLQRDLAILDPVLGNIQTTRNTADVTIRGVEFEGSFQVNSNLQLGGNFGYLHSRFDLIRIGFTNGGAVTPSQYDLKLPYLAPWSYGVWARYSTQTGIGQATGRVSFQHIDAAFSNDINVNILNPTNTLDANLSLGIADTNLTVAVYGKNLLNKTYFGLNNPLFAPNTFTPIYKARVLGAELRFNF
- a CDS encoding SMP-30/gluconolactonase/LRE family protein, with amino-acid sequence MKTATAIVSALLLLASQPVEAEPVAADGYKVSLLVPGSAFHTLNGITTTPDGRVFLASVSSDSIFSFDLKSGAVSTVVGPPLGHSDDVVVARDGTLYWTAIVDGIIRKRAPDGTISDVAKDIPGANSLALSRDETHLYVGQVFLGDGLWDVDLTGGAAPRHVLHDIGGLNAFTVDADGMIYGPLWERGEVVRIDPRTSQMKTLAKGLDRPGSVRIDGKGRLFALENGTAKVWNIDRGNGRKRMIAQLPSAPDNMTVAPSGHLLVSNMADNAVWDVDPESGRSVALISGQLAFPRAIAVVQGADGPLLYVTDTCSIRIVDARTGRVRDLVRRIVADLRLPSSINLADGQVITSSELLGAVQIIGQESGAVEKTITGFDKPSDVLKLANGDLLLAEPSRNRLILYKNGQQLPLAAKVDAPVSLAQGRDGSILVAEAKGRILRIALDTGLETEIAHGLGQLCDVIVSPDGTILALDVADRRLLELTPDGKAVRTIARDLPVGYLAEPYPRSGGIAVSEDGAIFIAADVENAIYRVDRQAAPSAQ